From the genome of Polyodon spathula isolate WHYD16114869_AA chromosome 14, ASM1765450v1, whole genome shotgun sequence, one region includes:
- the LOC121327416 gene encoding VWFA and cache domain-containing protein 1-like, with protein sequence MASQRRAGSVFLSRVSTPVWNIHAGFCWNSKQAFCWTGLAVLVCTLMCCALCNAETEFSILEEAQVLANQMKRLSTEELGVFTMQRIFNSFVYTERNSNGETEVQLLEKKIREKFNRYLDVVNRNKQVVEASYTAHLTSPLTAIQDCCTIPPSMLDFDGNFNTNVSKTISCDRLSTTVNSRAFNPGRDLNSVLADNLKSNPGIKWQYFSSEEGIFTVFPAHKFRCKGTYEHRSRPVYVSAVRPQSKHIVVIVDHGASATETQIQIAKDAAQVILNSIDEHDKISVLAVADAVRTCSLDQCYKAFLSPATSETKRKMSSFISNIKSSDSPTQHALGFQKAFQLLRGTHNVTRQKSNTDMVIIYLSSGITSGDSSEDDKKATLRVINEENGYLNNTAMILTYALMNDGVTGLKELAFLRDLAEQNSAKYGVRDRASLPVVKGSMMVLNQLSNLETTVGRFYINLPNRMIDVAVFSLPYNDEMGEGLIMTVVRPCYFGNLLLGIVGVDVNLAYILEDVTYYQDSLASYTFLIDNKGYTLMHPSLSRPYLLSEPPLHTDITHYENIPGFELVRQNILSLSLGSQVIAVPVNSSLTWHMNRLRDASQEAYNVSYAWKLIQDTSFILCIAYVQPEIPVKHLKNLNTVPSSKLLYHRLDLLGQPSACLHFKQLATVESPTVMLSAGSFSSPYEHLSQPETKRMVEHYTAYLSDNTRLIANPGLKSSVRNEVMATSHVTDEWMTQMEMSGLNSYIVRRYIATPNGVLRIYPGSLMDKAFDPTRRQWYLHAVANPGLITFTGPYLDVGGAGYVVTISHTIHASSSQMASGYAVAVMGIDFTLRYFYKVLLDLLPICNQDRGNKIRCFIMEDRGYLVAHPTLIDPKGHAPVEQQHITHKEPLVANDILNHPNFVKKNLCNSFSDRTVQRFYKFNTSIIGDLTNLVHGSHCSKYRLTRIPGTNAFAGIVNETCDSLAFCACSMVDRLCLNCHRMEQNECECPCECPLEVNECTGSLTNAENRNPSCEVHQDPLSLTLIDPGLQDTLPQCINTRCNQRFTSSDCFGVLDCEWCAVDSDGKTHLDKPYCALQKECFGGIVGAKSPYVDDMGILSDEVITLNMIKSAPVGPVAGGIMGCIMVLVLAVYAYRHQIHRRSHQHMSPLAAQEMSVRMSNLDNERDEDSHEDRGIMSNTRFIAAVIERRSHSPERRRRYWGRSGTESDHGYSTMSPQEDSENPPCNNDPLSAGVDVGNHDEDLDLDTPPQTAALLSHKFHPYRHPHHYSLHPSHHLQAAVTVHTVDAEC encoded by the exons AGGATATTCAACTCCTTCGTCTACACAGAAAGAAACTCAAATGGTGAAACAGAAGTGCAGCTG ttgGAAAAAAAGATCCGCGAGAAGTTTAACCGCTACCTAGACGTGGTGAACAGGAACAAGCAGGTGGTTGAAGCCTCGTACACGGCCCACCTCACATCCCCACTGACTGCCATCCAGGACTGCTGCACCATCCCGCCCTCCATGCTGGA ttttgatGGCAACTTCAACACAAACGTTTCCAAAACCATCAGCTGTGACAGGCTGTCTACCACCGTAAACAGCCGTGCCTTCAACCCAGGACGCGACCTCAACTCAG TGCTGGCTGACAACCTGAAGTCCAACCCCGGGATAAAGTGGCAATACTTCAGCTCTGAAGAGGGCATCTTCACCGTCTTTCCAGCTCACAAGTTCCGCTGCAAGGGCACCTATGAGCACCGCAGCAG GCCTGTGTATGTATCAGCTGTGCGACCGCAGTCAAAGCACATAGTCGTCATCGTGGACCATGGAGCCTCGGCCACCGAAACCCAGATTCAGATTGCTAAAGATGCAGCACAAGTCATCCTGAATTCCATCGATGAGCATGATAAA ATCTCCGTGTTGGCGGTGGCAGATGCAGTGCGGACTTGTTCCCTGGATCAGTGCTACAAGGCTTTCCTGTCTCCAGCCACCAGTGAAACCAAGAGGAAGATGTCTTCCTTTATTAGCAACATCAAGTCCTCGGACAGCCCCACCCAGCATGCCCTGGGCTTCCAGAAAGCTTTCCAGCTCCTCCGGGGAACCCACAACGTGACCAGGCAGAAGTCAA acaCTGACATGGTGATAATCTACCTGTCATCGGGAATCACGTCAGGGGACTCCTCCGAGGACGATAAGAAAGCCACGCTCCGAGTTATCAACGAGGAGAACGGCTACCTGAACAACACTGCCATGATCCTCACCTACGCGCTCATGAACG ATGGTGTCACTGGATTGAAGGAGCTGGCATTCCTGCGGGATCTGGCTGAACAGAACTCTGCCAAGTACGGCGTGCGGGACCGAGCGTCTCTTCCGGTCGTCAAGGGCAGCATGATGGTCTTGAACCAGCTCAGCAACCTGGAGACCACTGTGGGGCGTTTCTACATCAACCTGCCCAACAGGATGATCGACGTGGCCGTCTTCAGCCTGCCCTACAATGATGAAATGGGAGAAG GTCTCATAATGACTGTTGTCAGACCGTGTTACTTTGGCAACCTGTTGCTGGGGATTGTGGGAGTCGATGTAAACTTGGCCTACATCCTAGAAGATGTAACCTACTACCAGGACTCTCTGGCATCCTACACCTTTCTCATAGATAATAAAG GTTACACACTCATGCACCCCTCTCTCTCAAGACCTTACTTGCTGAGCGAGCCCCCTCTCCAcactgacatcacccactacgaGAAcatacctggctttgagctggtACGGCAAAACATTCTCAG CCTCTCTCTAGGCAGCCAGGTCATTGCAGTCCCTGTGAACTCCTCTCTAACCTGGCACATGAACAGACTGAGGGATGCCAGCCAGGAGGCTTACAACGTCAGCTACGCCTGGAAACTG ATTCAAGACACATCCTTCATCCTGTGCATTGCCTACGTACAGCCTGAGATCCCAGTGAAGCACCTGAAGAACCTCAACACTGTGCCCAGCAGCAAGCTGCTGTACCACCGGCTGGACCTCCTGGGGCAGCCCAGCGCTTGCCTGCACTTCAAGCAGCTGGCAACTGTTG AGAGTCCAACAGTGATGCTGTCTGCAGGCAGCTTCTCCTCTCCATACGAGCACCTGAGCCAGCCAGAGACCAAGCGCATGGTGGAACACTACACCGCCTACCTCAGCGACAACACACGCCTCATCGCCAACCCAGGGCTCAAA TCTTCTGTCAGAAATGAAGTAATGGCTACCAGTCACGTAACCGATGAATGGATGACACAAATGGAAATGAGTGGCCTGAACAGTTACATTGTGCGTCGTTACATAGCAACGCCCAATGGGGTGCTGAGGATTTACCCTGGCTCCCTCATGGATAAAGCGTTCGATCCCACCAGAAGACAATG GTACCTTCACGCTGTGGCCAATCCAGGCCTGATCACCTTCACTGGACCCTACCTGGATGTCGGAGGAGCTGGATACGTGGTCACTATCAGCCACACGATCCATGCCTCCAG CTCCCAGATGGCCTCCGGTTATGCTGTAGCAGTGATGGGCATCGACTTCACCCTCAGATACTTCTACAAGGTCCTGCTGGACTTGCTGCCCATCTGCAACCAGGACAGGGGCAACAAAATTAG ATGTTTCATAATGGAAGACAGGGGTTACCTGGTAGCGCACCCGACTCTCATTGACCCCAAAGGCCATGCCCCTGTGGAGCAGCAGCATATCACACACAAG GAGCCTTTGGTAGCGAACGATATCCTCAACCATCCGAACTTCGTGAAGAAAAACCTGTGCAATAGCTTCAGTGACAGAACAGTGCAGCGCTTCTACAAGTTCAACACCAGCATTATt GGTGACCTGACGAATCTGGTGCATGGAAGCCACTGTTCCAAGTACCGGCTGACCCGGATCCCAGGCACCAACGCCTTTGCAGGGATTGTGAATGAAACCTGTGATTCCCTGGCTTTCTGTGCCTGCAGCATGGTGGATAGGCTCTGCCTCAACTGTCACAG GATGGAGCAGAATGAGTGTGAATGCCCTTGTGAGTGCCCTCTAGAGGTCAATGAATGCACTGGCAGTCTTACCAACGCAGAGAACCG GAACCCCAGCTGTGAAGTACACCAGGACCCCTTATCTTTGACGCTGATTGACCCCGGGCTGCAGGACACACTGCCACAGTGCATCAATACCAGGTGTAACCAGAGGTTCACCAGCAG CGATTGCTTTGGGGTGCTGGACTGTGAATGGTGTGCGGTGGACAGCGATGGGAAGACTCACCTCGACAAGCCCTATTGCGCTCTTCAGAAGGAATGCTTCGGGGGCATTGTGGGAGCCAAGAGTCCCTATGTGGATGACATGGGCATTTTAA GTGATGAAGTGATCACACTGAACATGATTAAAAGCGCCCCGGTGGGGCCTGTGGCTGGGGGGATCATGGGCTGTATCATGGTGCTGGTTCTAGCAGTGTACGCTTACAGACACCAGATACACAGGAGGAGTCACCAGCACATGTCCCCACTTGCAGCGCAGG AAATGTCTGTGCGAATGTCAAACTTGGATAATGAGAGGGATGAAGACAGCCATGAAGACAGAGGCATTA TGAGTAACACACGGTTCATCGCCGCGGTGATCGAGAGACGCAGCCACAGTCCAGAGAGGAGAAGACGCTACTGGGGGAGGTCAGGGACTGAGAGCGATCacg GCTACAGCACCATGAGCCCTCAGGAGGACAGTGAGAACCCGCCCTGCAATAACGACCCCCTGTCGGCCGGAGTGGACGTTGGGAACCACGACGAAGATCTGGACCTGGACACGCCGCCACAGACGGCCGCTTTGTTAAGCCACAAGTTCCACCCATACAGACACCCTCACCACTACTCCCTGCACCCCAGCCACCATTTGCAGGCAGCCGTCACTGTTCACACTGTGGACGCCGAGTGCTGA